A section of the Clostridium sp. TW13 genome encodes:
- a CDS encoding AraC family transcriptional regulator: protein MHPFLFSSQKQEISKENHLEPYAFFHCVIPINTPNVLLHWHVEAELTYVHTGSAIYQVGEETFYSHEGDLIFVPPNTLHSIYPVPGTTHISDTLVFHLDLLGYSIMDQCTITYLRPLFNGALNLLSHMNKEHPAYKELLPCVKDILNCVTTKDFYFELLLKEKLHHLFYLLFKYNCITETNVTKSTSLHMDKIKKALQYIQDNYKEPITIIQLANLCHFSKTHFMSFFKQRVGISCAEYIIQLRLRIAADLLRTTDLLVSEIALESGFQNLSNFNRQFKCYYGVSPKTYRNNLLTQ, encoded by the coding sequence ATGCATCCATTTTTATTTTCATCACAAAAACAAGAAATATCAAAAGAAAATCACCTTGAACCTTATGCTTTTTTTCACTGTGTTATTCCTATAAATACACCAAATGTACTGCTTCATTGGCATGTAGAAGCCGAATTGACCTACGTACACACTGGTAGTGCAATTTATCAAGTTGGCGAAGAAACTTTTTATTCTCACGAAGGTGATTTAATTTTTGTACCTCCAAACACTTTGCATTCAATTTATCCTGTCCCTGGAACTACACATATTTCTGACACTTTAGTTTTTCACCTAGATTTGCTTGGTTACTCAATTATGGATCAATGCACAATTACATACCTTCGTCCTCTTTTTAATGGAGCACTAAATTTGCTGTCCCATATGAATAAGGAACATCCTGCTTACAAAGAACTTCTTCCATGTGTTAAGGATATTCTTAATTGTGTAACTACAAAAGATTTTTACTTTGAGTTATTACTAAAAGAAAAACTACATCATCTTTTTTATCTGCTATTTAAATATAATTGCATTACTGAAACAAATGTTACTAAATCAACTTCTCTTCATATGGATAAAATAAAAAAGGCCCTGCAATATATCCAAGATAATTACAAAGAGCCCATTACTATAATTCAATTAGCGAATTTATGCCATTTTAGTAAAACTCATTTTATGAGTTTCTTTAAGCAGAGGGTTGGTATATCCTGTGCAGAATACATCATCCAACTGAGATTGCGAATTGCTGCTGACCTCTTAAGGACTACTGATTTACTTGTATCAGAAATTGCTTTAGAAAGTGGATTCCAAAACCTTTCAAATTTCAATCGTCAATTTAAATGTTATTATGGTGTTTCACCCAAAACATATAGAAATAATTTATTAACACAATAG
- a CDS encoding metallophosphoesterase family protein, with amino-acid sequence MKIGVLSDIHGNAIALDYAIEDLREQGITKVVILGDVVMKGPMPSEVIDTLKNSELDILSWIKGNTDIWFEEFSETYEANNDREKQIYEYYKFAKENLDEDKIAFINALPYEYSFSVNTYKILCVHGTPKSIVEAVDSTVPETEIRKAIEGVKEDIILSGHSHTSFIGEVDGKKIFNVGSIGNQLDGDNRISYGILDFTGDEVRLMNRRVSYPVDEIINMAEKREFPFLESYKDSILNA; translated from the coding sequence ATGAAGATAGGTGTTTTATCAGATATTCATGGTAATGCTATTGCGTTAGACTATGCAATAGAGGATTTGAGAGAACAAGGAATAACGAAGGTTGTAATTTTAGGTGATGTGGTGATGAAAGGGCCAATGCCATCTGAGGTTATAGATACATTGAAGAATAGTGAATTAGATATACTAAGTTGGATAAAAGGGAATACAGATATATGGTTTGAAGAATTTTCAGAAACATATGAAGCAAATAATGATAGAGAAAAACAGATATATGAATATTATAAGTTTGCTAAAGAAAATTTAGATGAAGATAAAATAGCCTTTATTAATGCACTACCTTATGAATATTCATTTTCAGTAAATACATATAAAATCCTTTGTGTTCATGGTACACCAAAATCCATTGTTGAAGCTGTGGATAGTACTGTTCCAGAAACTGAAATTAGAAAGGCAATTGAAGGAGTTAAGGAAGATATAATCTTAAGTGGACATTCTCATACATCGTTTATTGGTGAAGTAGATGGAAAGAAAATTTTTAATGTGGGGAGTATCGGAAATCAACTTGATGGTGATAACAGAATCTCTTATGGAATTTTAGATTTCACAGGAGATGAAGTTAGATTGATGAATAGGCGTGTTAGTTATCCAGTGGATGAAATAATTAATATGGCAGAGAAGAGAGAATTTCCTTTCTTAGAGTCTTATAAAGACAGTATATTAAATGCTTGA
- a CDS encoding MFS transporter, with amino-acid sequence MFTFLLVIIYLSFISLGLPDSLLGSAWPAMYKDLAVSLSTQGVLSMLISGGTIISSLFSGKLIKRFGTGKLTFISVAMTAVALLGFSISPSFIWLCVMAIPLGLGGGSVDAALNNFVALHYKAKHMSWLHCFWGVGATVGPIIMSMFMGKSNGWKKGYFTISMIQFGLVIILFLTLSLWKTVEKVQDENEIKEEQEEADGKSSMKIPGVKLALLSFACYCAAESTAGLWGSSYLVNYKGVSVGDAARWISLFYIGITAGRFLSGFFTMKFSNSTLIRGGQVLCIIGAVVLLMPLPTSFSMLGLILFGLGCAPIYPSMIHDTPKRFGKNASQAIIGLQMAFAYMGSTFMPPLFGILVSKISIGVFPCFLLAYVFIMIISSEKINKLISRKQKTAEKIEMKV; translated from the coding sequence ATGTTTACATTTTTGTTAGTTATAATTTATTTATCATTTATTAGTTTAGGCTTACCAGATTCATTATTGGGATCTGCATGGCCTGCTATGTATAAGGATTTGGCAGTATCATTGTCCACACAAGGGGTTCTATCTATGCTTATTTCAGGTGGAACTATTATTTCTAGTTTATTTAGTGGTAAATTAATTAAACGATTTGGAACAGGGAAACTTACATTTATAAGTGTAGCTATGACAGCAGTAGCTTTACTAGGATTTTCAATCTCACCATCATTTATTTGGTTATGTGTTATGGCAATACCTTTAGGTCTTGGAGGTGGTTCTGTAGATGCAGCCTTAAATAATTTTGTGGCATTGCATTATAAGGCAAAGCATATGAGTTGGCTTCACTGTTTTTGGGGTGTTGGAGCTACTGTAGGACCAATTATTATGTCAATGTTCATGGGAAAAAGCAATGGTTGGAAAAAGGGTTATTTTACAATATCGATGATACAATTTGGTCTTGTAATTATACTATTTTTAACTTTATCATTATGGAAGACAGTTGAAAAAGTTCAGGATGAAAATGAGATTAAGGAAGAACAAGAAGAGGCTGATGGGAAAAGCTCTATGAAGATCCCAGGTGTAAAATTAGCCTTACTTTCCTTTGCATGTTATTGTGCAGCAGAATCAACTGCAGGATTATGGGGAAGTAGCTATTTGGTTAATTATAAGGGTGTATCTGTTGGAGATGCAGCAAGGTGGATATCTTTATTTTATATAGGAATAACTGCAGGTAGATTTTTGTCTGGATTTTTTACTATGAAGTTTAGTAATAGTACTTTAATTAGAGGTGGACAAGTACTTTGCATTATTGGAGCAGTAGTTCTTTTAATGCCACTACCAACGAGTTTTTCAATGCTAGGATTAATTTTATTTGGTCTTGGTTGTGCGCCTATCTATCCTTCTATGATACATGACACTCCAAAGAGATTTGGAAAGAATGCCTCACAAGCTATAATTGGTTTACAGATGGCGTTTGCTTATATGGGAAGTACTTTTATGCCTCCATTGTTTGGAATTTTGGTTTCTAAAATAAGTATAGGTGTTTTTCCTTGTTTTTTGTTGGCTTATGTTTTCATTATGATAATAAGCTCTGAAAAAATTAATAAGTTAATTAGTAGAAAACAGAAAACAGCAGAAAAAATAGAAATGAAAGTATAA
- a CDS encoding alpha/beta fold hydrolase: MYKSGFAKVNGTSLNYEMAGEGEAIVLIHSGFTDLRLWDKQFDFFSKSYKVIRYDVRGFGKSETPSKSFSHIEDLKGLLNFLEVQRVNLIGVSMGGSIAIDFTLEYPELVKSLILSGPSLNGYQKLAGEVSTEVSLATVSIASRDENFEKSVEFMINTPIWRQNDAESQARLKNMFLDTSLEWALKDIEVVANPPAAERLHEIDKKTLLIIGSEDSEPIMKIAKFLEDGIVDLQRVDIKGTGHVPNLDKHEVFNQIVMEFLDNN; the protein is encoded by the coding sequence ATGTATAAAAGTGGTTTTGCAAAAGTGAATGGAACAAGTTTAAATTATGAAATGGCTGGAGAAGGTGAAGCTATAGTTTTAATACACAGTGGTTTTACAGATTTAAGGTTATGGGATAAGCAGTTTGATTTCTTTTCAAAGAGCTATAAGGTTATACGATATGATGTAAGGGGCTTTGGAAAATCAGAAACACCAAGTAAGTCATTTTCTCATATAGAAGATTTAAAAGGGTTACTAAATTTTCTTGAAGTTCAAAGGGTAAATTTGATTGGAGTATCTATGGGTGGAAGTATTGCTATTGATTTTACACTTGAATATCCTGAGTTGGTTAAATCCTTGATATTAAGTGGACCTTCATTAAATGGATATCAAAAGTTAGCTGGAGAAGTAAGTACAGAGGTGTCTTTGGCAACAGTCTCAATAGCAAGTAGAGATGAAAACTTTGAGAAATCAGTTGAATTTATGATAAATACTCCTATTTGGAGACAGAATGATGCTGAGTCTCAGGCTCGTTTAAAAAACATGTTTTTAGATACTTCTTTAGAGTGGGCATTAAAAGATATAGAGGTAGTAGCAAACCCACCTGCAGCAGAAAGACTTCATGAAATAGACAAGAAAACCTTACTAATAATAGGATCAGAAGATTCAGAACCCATAATGAAGATTGCTAAGTTCTTGGAAGATGGTATAGTTGATTTACAAAGGGTAGATATAAAAGGTACGGGACACGTGCCTAACTTGGATAAACATGAGGTGTTTAATCAGATTGTAATGGAATTTTTAGATAATAACTAG
- a CDS encoding serpin family protein yields the protein MVKINFRIAKFWIIPAVVAVVAIIFFVWIFSKENTLNVSAQDLMKGVNHNKVDTVKLKDEFLKSTTDFSVDLFKQSYDKNENSLVSPTSVYLALGMTANGADGNTLKEFQKLLGKYGLNTKDLNSYYKTLAENLTKVNAGKVSISNSIWYNDDKTIDIKKDFLQTNADYYNASLYKSNFKSSEIVNDINNWVKFNTGKKIDKIVETVDPKTVMYLINTIYFEEKWENIYETKDVHEGSFQLADGKRKSASFMHSAEIGYLSDNMGEGFIKHYKDGKYSFMALLPKENISIESYVNSLSGESFNKLLKNKADEMVVAELPKFKAEYSVRLITTLQKMGLNDCFSIEKANFAPMGSSKQGNIYIEDVLHKTFISVDTEGTKAAAATKVEMKSGAAPSKHFIKLNCPFVYAIIDNETNLPIFIGTMMNPE from the coding sequence ATGGTTAAGATTAATTTTAGGATAGCAAAATTTTGGATAATTCCAGCTGTAGTAGCAGTAGTAGCAATTATATTTTTTGTGTGGATATTTTCAAAGGAGAATACATTAAATGTATCAGCTCAAGACTTAATGAAAGGGGTAAATCACAATAAGGTAGATACAGTTAAGCTAAAGGATGAGTTTTTGAAATCTACAACAGATTTTTCTGTAGATTTATTTAAGCAATCTTACGATAAAAATGAAAATTCGCTTGTATCTCCAACCTCAGTTTATCTAGCACTTGGCATGACAGCCAATGGGGCAGATGGTAATACCTTAAAAGAGTTTCAAAAATTGCTTGGTAAGTATGGCCTTAATACTAAAGATTTGAATTCATACTATAAAACTCTTGCTGAAAATCTTACTAAGGTCAACGCAGGAAAGGTTAGCATTTCAAATTCAATATGGTATAACGATGATAAAACTATTGATATTAAAAAGGATTTCCTACAGACCAATGCAGATTATTATAATGCATCACTTTATAAGTCAAACTTTAAAAGTAGCGAAATAGTGAATGATATAAATAATTGGGTAAAGTTCAATACAGGGAAAAAGATAGATAAAATCGTAGAGACAGTAGATCCAAAGACAGTAATGTATCTTATTAATACCATATATTTTGAGGAAAAGTGGGAAAATATTTATGAAACAAAAGATGTGCATGAAGGAAGCTTTCAACTGGCAGATGGGAAGAGAAAGTCTGCTAGTTTCATGCATTCAGCAGAGATTGGCTATTTGAGTGATAATATGGGAGAGGGTTTTATTAAGCATTATAAAGATGGAAAGTATAGCTTTATGGCACTTCTTCCTAAAGAGAATATAAGCATTGAAAGTTATGTGAATTCACTTTCAGGAGAGAGTTTTAATAAACTTCTAAAAAATAAAGCAGATGAAATGGTAGTTGCAGAATTACCTAAGTTTAAGGCAGAATATAGTGTTAGGTTAATTACAACACTACAAAAAATGGGACTTAATGATTGCTTTAGTATTGAAAAAGCAAATTTTGCCCCAATGGGTTCAAGTAAGCAAGGGAATATTTATATAGAAGATGTATTGCACAAAACTTTCATTTCAGTAGATACTGAAGGAACAAAGGCAGCAGCAGCTACGAAAGTTGAAATGAAGAGTGGGGCTGCTCCATCTAAGCATTTTATTAAACTTAATTGTCCCTTTGTGTATGCAATAATTGACAACGAAACTAATCTACCTATTTTCATAGGTACAATGATGAATCCAGAATAA
- a CDS encoding serine dehydratase subunit alpha family protein codes for MSIDEKKYNAYLKILKEELVPALGCTEPIAIAYATAKAREVLGCFPEKVIVKCSGNIIKNAKSVVVPNTGNLRGIKASAVTGMVGGDASACLEVLSKISENDVKTVKRLMDTELCEIEMLPEDANLHIIVQATFKDEYSEVEIIHTHTNICRIQKNDKIIFEKDYGKENFNAPLSDRSVLNVKDIYEFVNKLKIEDVKELLEKQIKCNLKIAEEGLTKNYGVNIGRMLMECYGNDVFTKMRAYAAAGSDARMSGCSMPVVTNSGSGNQGMTTSIPVAIYAKEKNIEAEKMYRALVLANLVTIHQKTGIGRLSAYCGAVSAACGSGAGITYIEGGTLEQVEKTITNTIANISGIVCDGAKSSCAAKIASCLDAANMAHCLAMKDVCFEVDSGIVKKNVEDTISAVGRLGRVGMKETDVEVLKIMLNQ; via the coding sequence ATGAGTATTGATGAAAAAAAATATAATGCATATCTAAAAATTCTTAAGGAGGAATTGGTACCAGCACTGGGGTGTACTGAACCTATAGCGATTGCATATGCAACAGCAAAAGCACGTGAAGTTTTAGGGTGCTTTCCTGAAAAGGTAATAGTTAAATGTAGCGGAAATATAATAAAAAATGCCAAGTCAGTTGTAGTGCCTAATACAGGAAATTTAAGGGGGATTAAGGCTAGTGCAGTTACCGGAATGGTTGGGGGAGATGCTTCTGCATGTCTTGAAGTTCTGTCAAAAATTTCAGAAAATGATGTGAAAACAGTTAAAAGGTTAATGGACACAGAATTGTGTGAAATAGAAATGCTACCTGAAGATGCTAACTTACATATTATTGTACAAGCTACATTCAAGGATGAGTATTCAGAAGTTGAAATAATACATACTCACACTAATATATGTAGAATTCAGAAGAATGATAAGATTATATTTGAGAAGGATTATGGGAAGGAAAATTTTAATGCTCCTTTATCAGATAGAAGTGTTTTGAACGTCAAAGATATATATGAATTTGTAAATAAATTAAAGATTGAAGATGTAAAAGAACTCTTAGAAAAGCAAATTAAATGTAATCTAAAAATTGCAGAAGAAGGACTTACAAAGAATTATGGGGTAAATATAGGTAGAATGCTTATGGAATGCTATGGTAATGATGTATTTACCAAGATGAGAGCATATGCAGCGGCCGGCTCTGATGCAAGGATGAGTGGTTGTAGTATGCCTGTTGTAACAAACTCAGGAAGTGGGAATCAAGGAATGACTACATCAATACCAGTTGCAATATATGCAAAAGAGAAAAATATTGAAGCAGAAAAAATGTATAGAGCTCTTGTTCTGGCAAATTTGGTTACTATCCATCAAAAGACAGGCATCGGAAGATTATCAGCTTATTGTGGAGCAGTCAGTGCAGCTTGTGGAAGTGGTGCTGGGATTACATATATAGAAGGGGGAACCTTGGAACAAGTAGAAAAAACTATAACAAATACTATAGCAAATATTTCGGGAATAGTATGTGATGGAGCCAAATCTTCTTGTGCAGCTAAAATAGCATCTTGCCTTGATGCAGCTAATATGGCTCATTGCCTTGCAATGAAAGATGTATGTTTTGAAGTAGATTCTGGTATCGTTAAGAAAAATGTCGAAGATACTATATCTGCAGTAGGAAGACTTGGCCGGGTAGGAATGAAGGAAACCGATGTGGAAGTATTAAAAATAATGCTTAATCAATAA
- a CDS encoding ribonuclease Z, translated as MVDLLLLGCGGGMPMPNRFLSSTLLSYKGRKILIDCGEGTQVSMKISNTGFKNIDVICITHIHGDHIVGLPGLLATIGNSGRIEPLTIIGPEGIEDTVNKLRVIASWLPYEINIIENPKETFEIKNEFIDLGVEISTLELEHSSPCIGYSFYFKRAPEFDPKKAITNNVPKALWSKLQKGQENIVHDGIKYTRDMVLGEERRGIKVSITTDTRPLDSIPEFIKDSDYFICEGTYGEDEDLPKAIKNKHMTFKEAATLASKGKVSNLLLTHFSTAMDEPTDYIDNAKMVFENTIVGFDRYSVELKFQ; from the coding sequence ATGGTTGATTTATTATTGTTAGGCTGTGGTGGAGGAATGCCAATGCCAAATAGATTTTTATCTTCTACATTACTGAGTTATAAGGGGAGAAAAATACTTATAGATTGTGGAGAAGGAACTCAAGTATCAATGAAAATATCAAATACAGGCTTTAAAAATATTGATGTTATATGCATTACTCATATTCATGGAGATCATATAGTTGGTCTACCTGGACTTCTAGCTACTATAGGAAATAGCGGAAGGATAGAACCTCTTACAATAATAGGGCCAGAAGGTATAGAGGACACTGTAAATAAGTTGAGAGTGATTGCAAGTTGGCTTCCATATGAAATTAATATAATAGAAAATCCAAAGGAAACATTTGAAATAAAAAATGAGTTTATAGATTTAGGGGTAGAAATATCAACTTTAGAGCTAGAACATTCATCTCCATGTATAGGTTATAGTTTTTATTTTAAGAGAGCACCTGAATTTGACCCTAAAAAAGCTATAACTAATAATGTGCCTAAGGCTTTATGGAGTAAGCTGCAAAAAGGTCAAGAAAATATAGTCCATGATGGGATAAAATATACTAGAGATATGGTTTTAGGAGAAGAAAGAAGAGGTATAAAAGTTAGCATAACCACAGATACAAGACCTCTTGATTCTATTCCAGAATTTATTAAGGATAGTGATTATTTTATATGTGAAGGTACTTATGGAGAGGATGAAGATCTTCCTAAAGCTATAAAGAACAAGCATATGACCTTTAAAGAAGCTGCAACCTTAGCATCAAAAGGGAAGGTAAGCAACTTGCTGCTTACACATTTTAGTACTGCTATGGATGAACCTACTGATTATATAGATAATGCAAAGATGGTGTTTGAGAATACCATAGTAGGTTTTGATAGATATAGTGTAGAATTGAAATTTCAATAA
- a CDS encoding MerR family transcriptional regulator: MRIKEVEEHIGITSKNIRFYEKEGLLLPNRNTENGYREYSEVDLEKLKKIKLLRKLGISIEDIRLLQVEQIEFSDVLNKQIDNFKSVINSLNEAANLCVDLQKESVSFKNIDSNLWLSKMNELERKGARFMDINNDEIIRFLPDKFKMQYYESIIKSGQIDSELLEQITSYFEEIYRKSVDTEKLLIDTLKNVDYDERNKLLDMVKENNVELYAKLSNSIFDFEGIVTVKKEVLKDILNRFDIQSIVKASMAASPQVNEYLQGIFTDIDFIEEKKILGSRRISEVLSIQDEIIKEINNRIK, encoded by the coding sequence GTGAGGATCAAAGAAGTTGAGGAGCACATAGGAATCACAAGTAAAAACATAAGATTTTATGAAAAAGAGGGATTATTATTACCTAATAGAAACACTGAAAATGGCTATAGGGAGTATTCTGAAGTAGATTTAGAAAAATTAAAAAAGATTAAACTGCTTAGAAAGTTAGGTATAAGTATTGAAGATATTCGCTTGCTGCAAGTGGAACAAATTGAGTTTAGTGATGTTTTAAATAAGCAAATTGATAATTTCAAGAGTGTAATAAATAGTTTGAATGAAGCAGCCAACCTATGTGTAGACTTACAAAAAGAAAGTGTATCTTTTAAGAACATTGATTCTAATCTTTGGTTATCTAAAATGAATGAATTAGAACGCAAGGGGGCACGCTTTATGGATATTAATAACGATGAGATTATAAGATTTTTGCCAGATAAATTCAAAATGCAATATTATGAATCAATAATTAAAAGCGGACAAATTGATAGTGAACTTTTAGAACAGATTACTTCCTACTTTGAAGAAATTTATAGAAAATCAGTTGATACAGAAAAATTACTTATAGATACGCTAAAAAATGTTGATTATGATGAAAGAAATAAATTACTCGATATGGTGAAGGAAAACAACGTAGAGTTATATGCAAAACTATCAAACAGCATTTTTGATTTTGAGGGCATAGTTACTGTCAAAAAAGAAGTACTTAAGGATATATTAAACAGATTTGACATACAGAGTATAGTAAAGGCTTCTATGGCAGCTTCTCCTCAAGTTAATGAATACCTGCAAGGCATATTTACTGATATTGATTTTATAGAAGAGAAAAAAATACTTGGAAGTAGAAGAATAAGTGAAGTGTTAAGCATTCAGGATGAAATAATTAAGGAAATCAACAACAGAATAAAATAA
- a CDS encoding methionine--tRNA ligase has product MEKNIERNTRKNERPTFPKRAVITAGMPYGNKELHFGHIGGVFVHADTLARFLRDRIGKENVIFVSGTDCYGSPILESYRKITEDNSYSGTIEDYVKENHLKQKDALDKYEISLNLFAGSALDRAGEIHSEVSKEVFEKLYDNGYLTKMSNPQFYDEEFNVFLNGRQVIGKCPIQGCSSEKAYADECSLGHQYMPSELIDPISALSGKKPVVKDVTNWYFKLDKCNDLLKERVDYLRQTKKASKYLLNTVEEFLKEPVIYVQKKNIEDLDALEAELPEHSTINEEKKPSVTFVFKDLEHRDEARVMLGNKGINFRTGKTLVPFRLSGNVDWGVKVPDKEDLNDLTFWVWPESLWAPISFTKAYLEKQGFGDEEWKKWWNNDEAEVYQFIGEDNIYFYGIAEMGLFTALLNSIDEKPDMSKIQLPNIIANNHILFMGKKASSSSEIKPPMARELLDYYTAEQLRIHFLSLGLSTKSASFQPQAFMEEDKREGVDTVLKEGNLLTNVFNRLVRSCFYTSQKYFDGVIPQGEVSEEILKEAHEAILTYEKHMYKHEFHSITYVLDSYIRNMNKYWVNNIKQAEAENNNELRKKILIDSFHAVRTVTALIHPIAPEGAEMVREYLGANEDIWNWEYIFEPIYSFIGNKEVHKLKFLEPKVDFFKKHESQFK; this is encoded by the coding sequence ATGGAAAAAAACATTGAGCGAAATACCAGAAAGAATGAAAGACCAACCTTCCCCAAGAGAGCTGTAATAACAGCAGGGATGCCATATGGAAATAAAGAGTTACATTTTGGACATATAGGTGGAGTTTTTGTCCACGCTGATACATTAGCAAGATTTTTAAGAGATAGAATTGGAAAAGAGAATGTTATATTTGTATCAGGAACAGATTGCTATGGTTCACCAATATTAGAAAGTTACAGAAAGATAACTGAGGATAATTCATACTCAGGTACTATAGAAGACTATGTTAAAGAAAATCATTTAAAGCAAAAGGATGCCTTAGATAAATATGAAATTAGTTTGAATCTTTTTGCTGGGTCAGCTTTAGATAGAGCTGGAGAAATTCATAGTGAGGTTTCAAAAGAAGTATTTGAAAAGTTATATGATAATGGATATCTAACCAAGATGTCTAATCCTCAATTTTATGATGAAGAGTTTAATGTTTTTCTTAATGGAAGACAGGTTATTGGAAAGTGTCCAATACAAGGTTGTTCATCAGAAAAAGCCTATGCAGATGAATGTTCTCTTGGACATCAATATATGCCAAGTGAACTTATAGATCCTATAAGTGCTTTGTCAGGGAAAAAACCTGTAGTAAAAGATGTTACCAACTGGTATTTTAAATTGGATAAATGCAACGATTTACTAAAGGAAAGAGTAGATTATTTAAGACAAACCAAAAAAGCAAGTAAGTATTTATTAAATACTGTTGAAGAGTTTTTAAAAGAACCTGTAATCTATGTTCAAAAGAAAAACATAGAGGATTTAGATGCCTTAGAAGCAGAGTTACCAGAACATAGTACTATAAATGAAGAGAAAAAACCTTCTGTAACCTTTGTGTTTAAGGATTTAGAGCATAGAGATGAGGCTAGGGTTATGCTGGGAAATAAAGGAATTAACTTTAGAACAGGAAAAACTCTAGTACCATTTAGATTATCGGGGAATGTTGACTGGGGAGTTAAGGTTCCTGATAAGGAAGATTTAAATGATTTAACATTTTGGGTATGGCCAGAATCACTTTGGGCACCAATATCATTTACAAAAGCCTACTTAGAAAAGCAAGGTTTTGGTGATGAAGAATGGAAGAAGTGGTGGAACAATGATGAAGCTGAGGTTTATCAATTTATAGGAGAAGATAATATATACTTCTACGGAATTGCAGAAATGGGCTTATTTACAGCATTATTAAACAGCATAGATGAAAAGCCTGATATGTCAAAGATTCAGTTACCAAACATCATTGCTAATAACCATATTTTATTTATGGGCAAAAAGGCAAGTAGTAGTTCAGAAATTAAACCTCCAATGGCAAGGGAACTTCTTGATTACTACACAGCAGAACAACTACGTATCCATTTTTTAAGTCTAGGATTATCAACAAAGAGTGCAAGCTTCCAACCACAAGCCTTTATGGAAGAAGATAAGCGTGAAGGTGTAGATACAGTTTTAAAAGAAGGAAATCTTCTTACTAATGTATTTAATAGACTTGTTCGTTCTTGCTTCTATACATCACAAAAGTATTTTGATGGAGTAATTCCTCAAGGTGAAGTGAGCGAAGAAATACTTAAGGAGGCACATGAGGCAATCCTTACTTATGAAAAGCATATGTATAAGCATGAATTCCACAGTATAACTTATGTATTGGATAGTTATATTAGAAACATGAATAAGTACTGGGTTAATAATATAAAGCAGGCTGAAGCTGAAAACAATAATGAATTGCGAAAGAAGATTTTAATAGATTCTTTCCATGCAGTACGTACAGTAACAGCATTAATCCATCCAATAGCACCAGAAGGAGCAGAGATGGTAAGAGAATACCTAGGAGCCAATGAAGATATTTGGAATTGGGAGTATATCTTTGAACCAATATACTCTTTCATTGGTAACAAGGAAGTTCATAAGCTTAAGTTTTTAGAACCAAAGGTAGACTTCTTTAAGAAGCATGAAAGTCAATTTAAATAA
- a CDS encoding sugar O-acetyltransferase: MNQKERMLAGLPYKAWLDGLAEERMENKLRIHEFNLLRPDEKEKIDKLIKEILGKTGETVVIEQPFHCDYGKNIEVGNNFFANYNCTILDVGKVIIGENAQFAPNVSIYTAGHPIHPESRNSGYEYGIGVTIGDNVWLGGSVVVNPGVKIGNNVVIGSGSVVTKDIPDNVIAVGNPCKVIRQITEDDRKYYFKDREFDVEDYK, encoded by the coding sequence ATGAATCAAAAAGAGAGAATGTTAGCAGGATTGCCATATAAAGCTTGGTTAGATGGACTTGCAGAGGAAAGAATGGAAAATAAGTTAAGGATACATGAATTTAATTTACTCCGTCCAGATGAAAAAGAGAAAATAGATAAACTAATTAAAGAGATACTTGGAAAGACTGGTGAAACCGTTGTTATAGAGCAGCCTTTCCATTGTGATTATGGTAAAAATATTGAAGTCGGGAATAACTTTTTTGCTAATTATAATTGCACAATATTAGATGTAGGTAAGGTGATTATAGGAGAAAATGCTCAATTTGCTCCTAATGTATCAATTTATACAGCTGGACATCCAATTCATCCTGAGTCAAGAAATTCAGGGTATGAATATGGAATTGGAGTTACTATTGGAGATAATGTGTGGCTTGGAGGAAGTGTAGTTGTTAATCCAGGTGTTAAGATTGGAAATAATGTTGTCATAGGGTCTGGCAGTGTTGTTACAAAGGATATTCCAGATAACGTTATTGCAGTAGGAAATCCATGCAAGGTTATAAGACAAATAACAGAGGATGATAGAAAGTATTATTTTAAGGATAGAGAATTTGATGTTGAAGACTATAAATAA